The sequence TCGACATGATACGGGAGGTGGAGGAGATCATCGCTTTTCGTCCTTTTTCTGGGAATGTGCGGGTGATCATCATCGATCCGGCGGACATGATGTCCACATCAAGCCGGGCGGCCATTCTCAAGACCCTGGAGGAGCCGCCCTCGGGCACCCATTTCATTCTGATAACGAGCCGATTTTTCGCTTTACCCGCCACCATTGCGTCGCGATGTCAGCGGGTGCGCTTCAATCCGCTGCCCGTGGATATCGTCGCCGGGATCGTGGGTGAGTCGCCCGAATCGCCGGTGGTGGCGCTTTCCCGAGGGAGCGTCTCCCGGGCACAGTCGCTCAAGCAGGGTGGGTTGATCGCCGTCAGGGGTGAGCTGATCGAGGGGCTTGCCCGAATGGAGCACGACGATCCCGGGGAGATCGATCTTTTAGTGGAAAAACTCTCCAACTTTAAAGTTGAATTTTTTGATATTCTCGATATACTGCTAAACTGGTATCGCGATCTGATTGTCTACCACGAAACCGAAGCTGTGGGCGAGTTGACCGACAGCGGCCTCTGGCATGAACATAAAGGAGCATGGAGCGAAACGACGACGGCATCCCTGATGCAGTGCATCGATGAAATACGGGAAGCACAGCGCGCACGGCTGGTCAATAATGCAGATGTGCGCATCACCCTGTCGTTTTTGCTGATGACTCTGACGGAACTGAAATACAACAGATGAAACGTATTGTAGGCGTGCGCTTTCGCGAACGCGGCAAGATATATCAATTCGACGCGCTGGATTTCGAACTCGACACCTCTCAAAAGGTCGTACTGGAGACCGAGCGGGGTCTCTCTATCGGGACGGTGGCGACCCTTCCCCGGGAGACCGAGTACGGAGATTCAGAGCGTCCTCTCAAACCGGTGATTCGGCCCGCGAGTGAACAGGATCTGGCCACAGAATCCGAGAACAGTAGCCGGGAGATCGAGGCCAGGGAATACTGCAACGAGTGCATCGACAAGCACACCCTTGACATGCACCTGGTCGATGTGGAGCACCTCTTTGACGGCAGCAAGATCATCTTCTATTTCACCGCCGATCAGCGGGTGGATTTTCGCGCGCTGGTGAGGGATTTGGCCTCCCGGTTCCGCACACGCATCGAGATGCGGCAGATCGGCGTGAGAAACAAGGCGAAGTTGGTGGGCGGCGTCGGCTCCTGCGGACGGGTTCTGTGCTGCAATACGATTCTGAACACCTTCGAACCGGTCTCGGTGAAGATGGCGAAGGATCAGAATATCTCGCTCAATCCCTCGAAGATATCGGGCGTGTGCGGACGCCTCATGTGCTGCCTCAAGTATGAGTACGAGACGTATCTCGAAATGAAGAGGGAGATCCCGAAGTTGGGAAAACGGATCATGACCGAGCACGGCAAGGCCAAGGTCATCCGACAGAACGTCCTGGAGCGCCGGGTGACCGTTCTTCTGGAGGACGGCACCGAGATGGATCTGTGCGGTGAGACCCTCAAAAAGTGCGACACCGAGGCGAAAAACAGGCAGATAGAGAATGATCCAGAAGTATAACAGAACCCCCACCACCCAAGGGAGCACCCAGTGACTGCAGAGCATACAAACAAATTTTATATAACAACACCGATCTACTACGTGAATGCGTCGCCCCATATCGGGCATGCGTATACGACCATTATCGCAGACGTTCTGGCGAGATATCATCGCCTGGGCGGTTACGACTCTTTTTTCCTGACCGGCACCGACGAGCACGGCGACAAGGTGATGCGGGCGGCCCAGGACCGCGGTGTGTCTCCCAAGGAATACGCGGATGAAATCAGCGGGCAGTTTCGGGCGCTGTGGCCCGAGATCGCCATCACAAACGACCGTTTCATTAGGACCACAGACAAAGACCACGTGAAGGTCGTCCAGGGGATTTTGCAGAAGGTCTACGACAAGGGGGATATCTACTTCTCCTCCTACGGCGGACTCTACTGCACCGGCTGCGAGCGGTTCTACACCGAGCGGGAGCTGGTCGACGGGAAGTGTCCCGATCATCAGGTGGAGCCGGAATTCATCGAGGAGGAGAACTATTTCTTCAAGATGGGCTCGTACCAGGACTGGCTCATCGATCACATCAAAAAACATCCGGACTTCATCCGCCCCGAGCGCTACCGGAACGAGGCGCTTTCGTTTCTCTCAGAA comes from Candidatus Zymogenaceae bacterium and encodes:
- a CDS encoding AAA family ATPase, translating into MTPAGEQAIRWDGIEGQDRPTGILSGLFFSDRIPHALIFSGPPGVGKRTAAKRFAQALVCRGMGARPCFECEPCRRVARDMFPDVISIEIPEEKKNIPIDMIREVEEIIAFRPFSGNVRVIIIDPADMMSTSSRAAILKTLEEPPSGTHFILITSRFFALPATIASRCQRVRFNPLPVDIVAGIVGESPESPVVALSRGSVSRAQSLKQGGLIAVRGELIEGLARMEHDDPGEIDLLVEKLSNFKVEFFDILDILLNWYRDLIVYHETEAVGELTDSGLWHEHKGAWSETTTASLMQCIDEIREAQRARLVNNADVRITLSFLLMTLTELKYNR
- a CDS encoding stage 0 sporulation family protein, translating into MKRIVGVRFRERGKIYQFDALDFELDTSQKVVLETERGLSIGTVATLPRETEYGDSERPLKPVIRPASEQDLATESENSSREIEAREYCNECIDKHTLDMHLVDVEHLFDGSKIIFYFTADQRVDFRALVRDLASRFRTRIEMRQIGVRNKAKLVGGVGSCGRVLCCNTILNTFEPVSVKMAKDQNISLNPSKISGVCGRLMCCLKYEYETYLEMKREIPKLGKRIMTEHGKAKVIRQNVLERRVTVLLEDGTEMDLCGETLKKCDTEAKNRQIENDPEV